One window from the genome of Salmo salar chromosome ssa25, Ssal_v3.1, whole genome shotgun sequence encodes:
- the LOC106586169 gene encoding polypeptide N-acetylgalactosaminyltransferase 5 isoform X2, whose protein sequence is MKATRKYFMGSGRALAFVFIASVIWLLFDMVALFLSMNDVNSQLLKESVVKERLTVIQQATEGTQFDLDLDQAGNKGPLQNEKKVLEVGRKRGPAAKKAPQLKDKVNSHEQQGGDAQPKSEQGNYVIFKPNQIETLNHVTGQLSVPLNTKTPVKDPLPVKDLSKKAVDLVLNMIKTEDKKVAVLSNFTKVPPGVHEGKHVETLTSKKTEKAEENIGIVQKANANMDPKTNERVLDPVEPGIEESFIKYKVAVDRTVKSVKKYVLKGKEVVVNIKDKRINAVDKGKPYALKETLLPRAKFKLQPGVPTNSTDVRNTGVHKVLALDMTQAPRDANAIGQFGKAATVPSDKEQEVRNRWNEGHFNVYLSDQIPVDRAIPDTRPHTCSESVVHDDLPTTSVIFCFVDEVWSTLLRSVHSVLNRSPPHLLKEIILVDDFSTKEYLKDHLDVYMSQFPKVRIVRLKERQGLIRARLAGATIAKGDVLTFLDSHIECNVGWLEPLLERVYMDRRKVACPVIDVIRDKDMSYELVDNFQRGVFKWPLVFWWRRLSEDVIKKNHMKASDPFRCPVMAGGLFSIDKKYFYELGSYDPGLDVWGGENMEISFKIWMCGGEIEIIPCSRVGHIFRGANPYKFPKDRQKTVERNLARVAEVWLDEYKDLFYGHGYYHLLDRSVIDIGNLTDQIELRKKLKCKSFKWYLDNVYPDMVAPLVKAEGLVFNRGVRKCLALQKGSLAFEICDLSKLSQHFNYTWMRHVRQKDVCLTTQDKGSSLALQPCNNTKPQLRWLHKASSSALLSTTSIQNMYSLLEGGSEEEIQQLLEDSVC, encoded by the exons ATGAAGGCAACAAGGAAATACTTTATGGGTAGTGGGAGGGCACTTGCGTTTGTTTTCATTGCATCTGTCATTTGGCTACTGTTTGATATGGTAGCACTTTTCCTGTCAATGAATGATGTTAACAGCCAACTTCTGAAAGAAAGCGTAGTGAAGGAAAGGCTGACTGTCATACAGCAGGCCACGGAAGGTACACAGTTCGACTTAGACCTGGACCAGGCAGGTAATAAAGGTCCACTCCAGAATGAAAAGAAAGTCCTTGAAGTGGGCAGAAAGCGAGGACCTGCTGCCAAAAAGGCCCCGCAGTTGAAGGACAAAGTAAATTCACATGAGCAACAAGGGGGGGATGCCCAACCAAAGTCAGAACAAGGAAATTATGTCATTTTTAAGCCTAACCAAATCGAAACATTGAATCATGTCACAGGGCAGTTGAGTGTGCCTTTGAATACGAAAACGCCTGTCAAAGATCCTCTGCCTGTCAAAGACCTGTCAAAAAAGGCAGTGGACTTGGTACTAAATATGATTAAGACGGAGGATAAGAAAGTGGCAGTGCTCTCGAACTTCACCAAAGTGCCACCTGGTGTTCATGAAGGAAAACATGTTGAAACGTTGACCTCAAAAAAGACGGAGAAAGCAGAGGAAAATATAGGCATAGTGCAAAAAGCCAACGCAAATATGGACCCAAAGACAAATGAGAGAGTCTTAGATCCAGTGGAGCCTGGCATAGAAGAAAGCTTTATAAAATACAAAGTTGCCGTGGACCGCACAGTTAAATCTGTCAAAAAGTATGTACTGAAAGGAAAAGAGGTGGTTGTCAATATTAAGGACAAACGGATCAATGCTGTTGATAAAGGTAAGCCTTATGCCTTAAAGGAGACCTTACTTCCCAGAGCAAAGTTTAAACTCCAACCAGGAGTTCCCACAAACTCCACAGATGTTCGAAACACAGGCGTCCACAAAGTGCTGGCATTAGACATGACCCAAGCCCCCAGAGATGCCAATGCAATTGGGCAATTTGGGAAAGCAGCCACGGTGCCCAGTGACAAAGAGCAGGAGGTGAGGAACCGGTGGAATGAAGGCCATTTCAACGTGTACCTGAGTGACCAGATCCCTGTGGACCGAGCCATCCCAGACACCAGACCTCATAC GTGTTCAGAGAGTGTGGTCCATGATGACTTGCCCACCACCAGTGTGATCTTCTGCTTTGTGGATGAGGTATGGTCCACTTTGCTCCGGTCCGTCCACAGTGTCCTCAATCGCTCTCCACCACACCTTCTCAAAGAGATCATCCTGGTGGATGACTTTAGTACCAAAG AATATCTCAAGGACCACCTGGATGTGTACATGTCCCAGTTTCCCAAAGTGCGGATCGTCCGTCTGAAGGAGAGGCAGGGCCTGATCCGAGCTAGACTGGCAGGAGCCACCATTGCCAAAG GTGACGTTTTGACTTTTCTTGACTCGCATATTGAATGCAACGTGGGCTGGTTGGAACCTCTGCTGGAGAGGGTGTACATGGACAGGAGGAAAGTGGCCTGCCCAGTCATCGACGTCATCCGTGACAAGGACATGAG CTATGAGTTGGTTGACAACTTCCAAAGAGGGGTATTCAAATGGCCCTTGGTGTTTTGGTGGCGCAGGTTATCAGAGGACGTCATTAAGAAGAATCACATGAAGGCTTCAGATCCCTTCAG GTGTCCCGTCATGGCAGGAGGACTTTTCTCCATCGATAAGAAGTACTTCTATGAACTGGGCTCTTATGATCCTGGCTTGGACGTATGGGGCGGAGAGAACATGGAGATCTCTTTTAAG ATTTGGATGTGTGGAGGTGAGATCGAGATCATCCCATGTTCCAGAGTGGGCCACATTTTCCGAGGCGCCAACCCATACAAGTTCCCCAAGGACAGGCAGAAGACGGTCGAGCGTAACCTGGCCAGGGTGGCAGAGGTGTGGCTGGATGAGTACAAGGACCTGTTCTACGGCCATGGATACTACCATCTGCTGGATAGGAGTGTCATCGACATCGGCAACCTCACAGACCAGATCGAGCTCCGGAAGAAGCTCAAGTGCAAGAGCTTCAAATGGTACCTGGATAATGTGTACCCAGACATGGTCGCTCCACTGGTCAAAGCTGAGGGGCTA GTTTTCAATCGTGGAGTAAGAAAATGCCTCGCTCTGCAGAAAGGCTCCCTTGCCTTTGAGATATGTGATCTCAGCAAGCTG AGTCAGCACTTCAATTACACCTGGATGAGGCACGTTCGCCAGAAAGATGTCTGTCTCACTACTCAGGACAAAGGTAGCAGCCTGGCTCTGCAGCCGTGCAACAACACCAAGCCACAGCTACGCTGGCTCCACAAGGCCTCCTCCTCTGCTCTG CTGTCAACTACTAGCATACAGAATATGTACAGTCTGCTTGAAGGTGGAAGTGAAGAGGAAATTCAGCAACTCTTGGAGGATAGTGTATGTTGA
- the LOC106586169 gene encoding polypeptide N-acetylgalactosaminyltransferase 5 isoform X1, translated as MKATRKYFMGSGRALAFVFIASVIWLLFDMVALFLSMNDVNSQLLKESVVKERLTVIQQATEGTQFDLDLDQAGNKGPLQNEKKVLEVGRKRGPAAKKAPQLKDKVNSHEQQGGDAQPKSEQGNYVIFKPNQIETLNHVTGQLSVPLNTKTPVKDPLPVKDLSKKAVDLVLNMIKTEDKKVAVLSNFTKVPPGVHEGKHVETLTSKKTEKAEENIGIVQKANANMDPKTNERVLDPVEPGIEESFIKYKVAVDRTVKSVKKYVLKGKEVVVNIKDKRINAVDKGKPYALKETLLPRAKFKLQPGVPTNSTDVRNTGVHKVLALDMTQAPRDANAIGQFGKAATVPSDKEQEVRNRWNEGHFNVYLSDQIPVDRAIPDTRPHTCSESVVHDDLPTTSVIFCFVDEVWSTLLRSVHSVLNRSPPHLLKEIILVDDFSTKEYLKDHLDVYMSQFPKVRIVRLKERQGLIRARLAGATIAKGDVLTFLDSHIECNVGWLEPLLERVYMDRRKVACPVIDVIRDKDMSYELVDNFQRGVFKWPLVFWWRRLSEDVIKKNHMKASDPFRCPVMAGGLFSIDKKYFYELGSYDPGLDVWGGENMEISFKIWMCGGEIEIIPCSRVGHIFRGANPYKFPKDRQKTVERNLARVAEVWLDEYKDLFYGHGYYHLLDRSVIDIGNLTDQIELRKKLKCKSFKWYLDNVYPDMVAPLVKAEGLVFNRGVRKCLALQKGSLAFEICDLSKLSQHFNYTWMRHVRQKDVCLTTQDKGSSLALQPCNNTKPQLRWLHKASSSALMEHLVTELAPKRLCLEAGALGNSMQLKKCAPTSPYQKWQFTHYHAE; from the exons ATGAAGGCAACAAGGAAATACTTTATGGGTAGTGGGAGGGCACTTGCGTTTGTTTTCATTGCATCTGTCATTTGGCTACTGTTTGATATGGTAGCACTTTTCCTGTCAATGAATGATGTTAACAGCCAACTTCTGAAAGAAAGCGTAGTGAAGGAAAGGCTGACTGTCATACAGCAGGCCACGGAAGGTACACAGTTCGACTTAGACCTGGACCAGGCAGGTAATAAAGGTCCACTCCAGAATGAAAAGAAAGTCCTTGAAGTGGGCAGAAAGCGAGGACCTGCTGCCAAAAAGGCCCCGCAGTTGAAGGACAAAGTAAATTCACATGAGCAACAAGGGGGGGATGCCCAACCAAAGTCAGAACAAGGAAATTATGTCATTTTTAAGCCTAACCAAATCGAAACATTGAATCATGTCACAGGGCAGTTGAGTGTGCCTTTGAATACGAAAACGCCTGTCAAAGATCCTCTGCCTGTCAAAGACCTGTCAAAAAAGGCAGTGGACTTGGTACTAAATATGATTAAGACGGAGGATAAGAAAGTGGCAGTGCTCTCGAACTTCACCAAAGTGCCACCTGGTGTTCATGAAGGAAAACATGTTGAAACGTTGACCTCAAAAAAGACGGAGAAAGCAGAGGAAAATATAGGCATAGTGCAAAAAGCCAACGCAAATATGGACCCAAAGACAAATGAGAGAGTCTTAGATCCAGTGGAGCCTGGCATAGAAGAAAGCTTTATAAAATACAAAGTTGCCGTGGACCGCACAGTTAAATCTGTCAAAAAGTATGTACTGAAAGGAAAAGAGGTGGTTGTCAATATTAAGGACAAACGGATCAATGCTGTTGATAAAGGTAAGCCTTATGCCTTAAAGGAGACCTTACTTCCCAGAGCAAAGTTTAAACTCCAACCAGGAGTTCCCACAAACTCCACAGATGTTCGAAACACAGGCGTCCACAAAGTGCTGGCATTAGACATGACCCAAGCCCCCAGAGATGCCAATGCAATTGGGCAATTTGGGAAAGCAGCCACGGTGCCCAGTGACAAAGAGCAGGAGGTGAGGAACCGGTGGAATGAAGGCCATTTCAACGTGTACCTGAGTGACCAGATCCCTGTGGACCGAGCCATCCCAGACACCAGACCTCATAC GTGTTCAGAGAGTGTGGTCCATGATGACTTGCCCACCACCAGTGTGATCTTCTGCTTTGTGGATGAGGTATGGTCCACTTTGCTCCGGTCCGTCCACAGTGTCCTCAATCGCTCTCCACCACACCTTCTCAAAGAGATCATCCTGGTGGATGACTTTAGTACCAAAG AATATCTCAAGGACCACCTGGATGTGTACATGTCCCAGTTTCCCAAAGTGCGGATCGTCCGTCTGAAGGAGAGGCAGGGCCTGATCCGAGCTAGACTGGCAGGAGCCACCATTGCCAAAG GTGACGTTTTGACTTTTCTTGACTCGCATATTGAATGCAACGTGGGCTGGTTGGAACCTCTGCTGGAGAGGGTGTACATGGACAGGAGGAAAGTGGCCTGCCCAGTCATCGACGTCATCCGTGACAAGGACATGAG CTATGAGTTGGTTGACAACTTCCAAAGAGGGGTATTCAAATGGCCCTTGGTGTTTTGGTGGCGCAGGTTATCAGAGGACGTCATTAAGAAGAATCACATGAAGGCTTCAGATCCCTTCAG GTGTCCCGTCATGGCAGGAGGACTTTTCTCCATCGATAAGAAGTACTTCTATGAACTGGGCTCTTATGATCCTGGCTTGGACGTATGGGGCGGAGAGAACATGGAGATCTCTTTTAAG ATTTGGATGTGTGGAGGTGAGATCGAGATCATCCCATGTTCCAGAGTGGGCCACATTTTCCGAGGCGCCAACCCATACAAGTTCCCCAAGGACAGGCAGAAGACGGTCGAGCGTAACCTGGCCAGGGTGGCAGAGGTGTGGCTGGATGAGTACAAGGACCTGTTCTACGGCCATGGATACTACCATCTGCTGGATAGGAGTGTCATCGACATCGGCAACCTCACAGACCAGATCGAGCTCCGGAAGAAGCTCAAGTGCAAGAGCTTCAAATGGTACCTGGATAATGTGTACCCAGACATGGTCGCTCCACTGGTCAAAGCTGAGGGGCTA GTTTTCAATCGTGGAGTAAGAAAATGCCTCGCTCTGCAGAAAGGCTCCCTTGCCTTTGAGATATGTGATCTCAGCAAGCTG AGTCAGCACTTCAATTACACCTGGATGAGGCACGTTCGCCAGAAAGATGTCTGTCTCACTACTCAGGACAAAGGTAGCAGCCTGGCTCTGCAGCCGTGCAACAACACCAAGCCACAGCTACGCTGGCTCCACAAGGCCTCCTCCTCTGCTCTG ATGGAGCACCTCGTTACGGAGCTTGCTCCCAAGCGTTTGTGTCTTGAGGCTGGGGCTCTGGGTAACAGCATGCAGCTGAAGAAGTGTGCGCCTACCAGTCCCTACCAGAAGTGGCAGTTCACGCACTACCACGCTGAATGA